From Algoriphagus sp. NG3, the proteins below share one genomic window:
- a CDS encoding glutaredoxin family protein produces MDKPKLQLYGTDWCPKSAALRNYMQSKWIEFDDFNVETDAEANTRIRALYNGDLKFPTVMMGNDFIKNPTVPQLNEFLLKHNIDL; encoded by the coding sequence ATGGATAAGCCAAAATTACAACTATACGGAACTGATTGGTGTCCCAAGTCAGCTGCCCTACGCAATTATATGCAAAGTAAATGGATAGAATTTGATGATTTTAATGTAGAGACTGATGCTGAAGCAAATACAAGGATACGAGCACTTTATAATGGAGATTTAAAATTTCCTACAGTCATGATGGGTAATGATTTCATTAAGAATCCAACAGTACCGCAACTCAATGAATTCTTACTGAAGCATAATATCGATCTATGA
- a CDS encoding alginate export family protein, translating to MRVVFILLLFFCFSTYGQQVVPFQQIRYEEDYSVLEKDTVNDWYSSLKYLKFNNGVYLSFGGSFRVQYLIMDNEGWNHALRDKDGFMLTRWLLHADLHLSNKVRIFAEVQSALANSREILVPVEENPLKAHQLFIDYKPFSRIPLTLRAGRQELSYGSQRIISVRDAPNSRRSFDGVKAIIRKPKVNTDLFYMHAVEDRTGIFDDTSSPDLRLWGGFSDISISTQKIALNFYYLGFYNRRAIFNDGAGIEKRHTLSARIVKNGRRWRYDLEGGYQFGTIGNRKIAAWSTAFATSYRFNEMAYSPEIGLKTDVISGDKSNTDRKHQTLNPLFAPGAYFGMAAPLGPSNLIDVHPSASLKLGNAASITCDYAFLWRYSTGDGIYRPNMIPYFEFDDTPARYIGSQISGVFIFQPTRHVSVATGMSWFNSGEYLKSVTVGNDILFGFVSAQVVF from the coding sequence ATGCGTGTAGTCTTCATTCTCTTATTGTTTTTTTGCTTTTCGACCTATGGACAGCAAGTTGTTCCTTTTCAGCAAATACGATATGAGGAAGATTATTCCGTATTAGAGAAGGATACAGTAAACGACTGGTATTCTAGTTTAAAATACTTGAAATTCAATAACGGTGTTTATCTCAGTTTTGGTGGTAGTTTCAGAGTTCAGTACCTGATTATGGATAATGAGGGCTGGAATCACGCTTTAAGGGATAAGGATGGGTTTATGCTGACGAGATGGTTACTTCACGCGGATCTGCACCTTTCAAATAAGGTGCGGATTTTTGCAGAAGTGCAAAGCGCCTTGGCTAACAGCAGGGAAATTCTCGTGCCTGTAGAAGAGAATCCACTGAAGGCTCATCAGCTGTTTATAGATTATAAGCCTTTTAGCCGTATACCATTGACTCTAAGAGCTGGTAGGCAAGAACTCAGTTATGGATCACAGCGGATAATTTCTGTCAGGGATGCGCCCAACAGCCGGCGTTCGTTTGACGGGGTAAAGGCCATCATAAGAAAACCAAAGGTCAATACTGATCTGTTTTATATGCACGCTGTGGAAGACAGGACCGGTATTTTTGACGATACCTCTTCTCCGGACTTGAGGCTTTGGGGAGGTTTTTCTGATATTTCAATTTCCACTCAGAAAATAGCTCTTAATTTTTATTACCTGGGTTTTTACAATAGAAGAGCCATTTTTAATGACGGTGCGGGAATTGAAAAAAGGCATACGCTAAGCGCCCGTATAGTTAAAAACGGTAGAAGATGGCGTTATGATCTAGAGGGTGGGTATCAGTTTGGAACAATAGGAAACAGGAAAATAGCTGCATGGAGTACGGCCTTTGCCACCTCATATCGATTTAATGAAATGGCATATTCTCCTGAGATTGGTCTTAAGACTGATGTAATCAGTGGAGATAAAAGTAATACTGACCGTAAACACCAAACATTGAACCCTTTATTTGCTCCAGGAGCCTATTTTGGTATGGCAGCGCCTTTAGGACCAAGCAACCTTATTGATGTCCATCCAAGCGCGAGTCTGAAATTAGGCAATGCAGCATCCATTACCTGTGATTATGCATTTCTGTGGAGATATAGTACAGGTGACGGGATTTATAGACCCAATATGATCCCGTATTTTGAATTCGATGACACACCTGCCCGCTATATAGGCAGTCAGATTTCGGGTGTATTTATATTCCAGCCTACGAGGCATGTTTCCGTGGCAACAGGTATGAGTTGGTTTAATTCAGGGGAGTACCTTAAGAGCGTAACCGTGGGTAATGATATACTGTTTGGATTTGTCAGTGCCCAAGTAGTATTCTAA
- a CDS encoding hydrolase, producing MKKTILFIAIGFLSIVGFAQKPSPELLDPSNHALVMIDHEGQMAFATNSISMEVLRNNVALVVGASKIFNIPTVITTVAEESFSGPVFPEILEAYPDKSTYIDRTTMNTWEDVNAHKAITGKGKKKLVMGGLWTSVCIVGPVLSAISEGYDVYVITDASGDISNEAHEQSITRMVQAGAKPITSLQYLLELQRDWARQETYKPVNDLVVKYGGAYGIGVQYAREMLKH from the coding sequence ATGAAAAAAACTATTCTATTTATCGCAATTGGATTTTTATCCATAGTAGGTTTTGCACAAAAGCCAAGTCCGGAATTATTAGATCCCAGCAACCACGCTTTGGTAATGATTGATCACGAAGGGCAAATGGCATTTGCAACAAATAGTATATCAATGGAAGTATTGAGGAACAATGTTGCACTGGTGGTGGGCGCTTCCAAAATATTCAATATACCTACTGTAATCACAACCGTGGCAGAAGAGTCCTTTAGCGGTCCGGTGTTTCCTGAAATTTTGGAAGCATACCCAGATAAAAGCACCTATATAGACCGCACCACGATGAATACATGGGAAGACGTTAATGCCCATAAAGCCATTACAGGCAAAGGCAAAAAGAAATTGGTTATGGGTGGTCTTTGGACCAGCGTATGTATCGTAGGGCCGGTATTGTCCGCTATCAGTGAAGGATATGATGTGTATGTAATTACCGATGCATCAGGTGATATTTCAAATGAAGCACACGAGCAATCTATCACCCGCATGGTTCAGGCAGGAGCAAAACCAATCACTTCATTGCAATATCTTCTGGAGTTACAAAGAGACTGGGCAAGACAGGAAACTTATAAGCCAGTAAATGATCTGGTTGTAAAATATGGTGGGGCATATGGGATAGGAGTCCAATATGCCAGAGAAATGCTTAAACATTAG
- a CDS encoding cation:proton antiporter translates to MQHHILINICAIFGVATAVIIICRFLKIRYIIGYLITGVLLSPNTSDFFANMEEVEVYAEIGIILLLFTIGLEFSFTNLKKIQKYVLGGGSAQVFFTIIITAGLIWLVMRPSWEESVFWGFLYALSSTAIVIKTLQDSNKIATPHGKFILAVLLFQDIMIVPLMLFTPIIAGEGGDLWVALGLLFGKLVLMGGIAYVLTKFVIPYFLKTVMKIHSQEVFLIATVFIVTAIALLTEQLGLSLALGAFIAGLIIAETDYNHMAISCFLPFRYVFMSFFFISMGMLLNYEIFMTDLGWIVFWILFAFAVKALAGILAVKALGLEWKTAFAVGFSIAQIGEFSFVLAQSGLKYELISANNYQIFLAVSIVLMSLTPFIVSNAERIYPMFKKLTTRNG, encoded by the coding sequence ATGCAACACCACATCCTTATAAACATTTGTGCCATTTTTGGCGTCGCTACAGCTGTAATCATTATTTGCAGGTTCCTTAAAATCAGATACATTATTGGTTATCTAATTACCGGCGTTTTACTTAGCCCGAATACCTCTGACTTTTTTGCAAATATGGAAGAGGTAGAAGTTTATGCGGAAATAGGAATAATATTACTTTTGTTTACTATAGGTCTGGAATTTTCATTTACTAACTTAAAGAAGATTCAAAAGTATGTTTTAGGTGGAGGAAGTGCACAAGTTTTTTTTACTATTATAATAACCGCAGGTCTTATTTGGCTTGTTATGCGGCCAAGCTGGGAGGAAAGTGTGTTTTGGGGTTTTTTATATGCCTTAAGTAGTACCGCTATTGTAATAAAAACATTGCAAGATTCTAATAAAATAGCTACGCCTCACGGTAAATTTATTCTTGCTGTACTGCTATTTCAGGATATTATGATTGTACCTCTGATGTTATTTACACCGATTATCGCTGGAGAAGGCGGAGATTTATGGGTAGCATTAGGTTTGTTATTCGGGAAATTAGTTTTAATGGGTGGAATAGCCTATGTGTTAACAAAATTTGTAATTCCATATTTTTTAAAGACTGTCATGAAAATACATAGCCAAGAAGTATTTTTAATCGCCACAGTCTTTATTGTAACTGCTATTGCATTACTAACAGAACAATTGGGGCTTTCCCTTGCTTTAGGGGCTTTTATCGCAGGGTTGATTATTGCTGAAACGGATTACAATCACATGGCTATTTCTTGTTTTTTGCCTTTTCGATATGTGTTTATGAGTTTCTTTTTCATTTCGATGGGTATGTTACTCAACTATGAGATCTTTATGACTGATTTGGGTTGGATTGTGTTTTGGATACTGTTTGCATTTGCTGTAAAGGCATTAGCTGGAATACTTGCCGTAAAAGCTTTGGGACTTGAATGGAAAACCGCTTTTGCTGTTGGCTTCTCAATCGCTCAAATAGGTGAATTTTCTTTTGTACTTGCGCAAAGCGGATTAAAATATGAATTGATAAGTGCCAATAACTATCAAATATTTTTGGCAGTATCTATAGTACTAATGTCTCTAACACCATTTATAGTGTCTAATGCTGAACGAATATATCCAATGTTTAAAAAATTAACTACAAGAAATGGATAA
- a CDS encoding FAD-dependent oxidoreductase, which yields MTDPRFPVLTQKQISTLKQFGTIMTFEKETLLFQVGDSDYDFYVVLDGEITMKDPHDDYRVLATHMINEFTGDSSMLSNRSIPFSAYASQGASVLRIKPEVLKGIISKHSGISDVLLSAFLLRQEVMLKELTGGIKVIGSEKSKETYGLRDFMDKNHIWHSFLNIDESIEAKELLVSFNLNYSDLPILISMSGEIFKNPGIAELARLTGVLMDFEDTIYDVLVVGAGPSGLAASVYAASEGLTVVTIDGNAPGGQAGKSTKIENYLGFPTGISGHDLANKAYLQAQKFGCTISIPHKAEKVEYNGDYFTLCASNKKHIKAKSLIAATGAEYRRLPIDNIERFEGSGVFYSATGMNASACKNELVGVVGGGNSAGQAALFLADHAAEVHVIIRGDDLGDKMSDYLVQRIYSSPNIIVHTNSNVVQLNGAHHLQYLVLDTEGKSQIIGITNLFTFIGAKPCTEWLNGIVSMDDKGFIYTGVDVMESAMSASAIFEQRKPQSLEGSIPGLFAVGDVRKGSVKRVASAVGEGSMAISQVHQYLAELKMNKLAQ from the coding sequence ATGACTGATCCACGATTTCCGGTTTTGACCCAAAAACAGATAAGCACCCTCAAGCAATTTGGCACTATAATGACCTTCGAAAAGGAAACCTTACTTTTTCAGGTTGGTGATAGTGACTATGATTTTTATGTGGTTTTGGATGGTGAGATAACTATGAAAGATCCACATGATGATTATCGTGTTTTGGCTACTCATATGATCAATGAGTTCACAGGCGATAGCAGTATGTTGTCCAATAGAAGCATCCCATTTAGTGCGTATGCTTCCCAAGGAGCCAGTGTGTTGCGCATAAAACCAGAAGTCTTAAAAGGGATTATTTCCAAACATAGTGGTATAAGTGATGTCCTTTTAAGTGCATTTCTTTTGAGGCAAGAGGTAATGCTAAAAGAGCTTACTGGGGGAATAAAAGTGATTGGTTCGGAAAAATCCAAAGAGACCTATGGACTTCGGGATTTTATGGATAAAAACCACATCTGGCACTCCTTTCTCAACATTGATGAATCAATTGAAGCTAAAGAATTGCTGGTAAGCTTTAATCTTAATTACTCGGATTTGCCAATTCTAATCAGCATGTCCGGTGAGATTTTTAAGAATCCCGGTATAGCTGAACTAGCAAGGTTAACAGGAGTTTTGATGGACTTTGAAGATACAATCTACGATGTCTTGGTAGTAGGTGCAGGGCCTTCCGGGCTGGCTGCGAGTGTTTATGCGGCTTCAGAGGGATTGACCGTAGTAACCATTGATGGCAATGCTCCCGGTGGGCAAGCAGGGAAAAGCACTAAAATTGAAAACTACTTAGGATTTCCAACCGGCATATCAGGACATGACCTTGCGAATAAGGCTTACCTCCAAGCCCAGAAATTTGGGTGCACGATCTCTATTCCGCATAAAGCTGAAAAAGTTGAATATAATGGCGATTACTTTACGTTATGCGCTTCTAATAAAAAGCATATCAAGGCAAAATCCCTCATTGCTGCAACCGGAGCCGAATATAGACGACTTCCTATAGACAACATTGAGCGTTTCGAGGGTAGCGGTGTATTTTATTCCGCTACTGGAATGAATGCCTCTGCCTGCAAAAATGAATTGGTCGGTGTGGTAGGAGGTGGGAATTCAGCAGGTCAGGCTGCGTTGTTTTTGGCTGATCACGCCGCTGAAGTGCATGTGATTATCCGTGGAGATGATCTCGGGGACAAAATGAGCGATTATTTAGTCCAAAGAATTTATTCATCACCCAATATCATTGTTCACACCAACAGCAATGTTGTTCAACTGAACGGAGCACACCACTTGCAGTATTTGGTGCTGGATACTGAAGGAAAATCCCAAATTATCGGAATAACAAACTTATTCACCTTCATAGGTGCAAAACCCTGTACGGAATGGTTGAATGGAATTGTATCCATGGATGATAAAGGCTTCATATATACTGGAGTAGATGTCATGGAATCGGCCATGAGTGCAAGTGCCATCTTTGAGCAAAGAAAACCGCAGTCCCTAGAGGGGAGCATACCGGGGCTTTTCGCAGTAGGGGATGTAAGAAAGGGGTCTGTAAAACGGGTGGCTTCTGCAGTTGGGGAAGGTTCCATGGCCATCAGTCAAGTTCATCAATACCTGGCTGAATTAAAAATGAACAAGTTGGCCCAATAG
- a CDS encoding YceI family protein translates to MTTKTKWTLDPAHSEISFKVKHMMISTVTGYFEKFNATAESSNDDFIDADFSFSAQTNSISTHNNDRDAHLKSDDFFNAEKYPEILFKSTSFDGKKLVGELTIRDVTKEVKIDVDFNGIAVDPYGQTKAGFEATGTLNRKDFNLTWSALTESGNIVVSDTVKLILNIQLIRSV, encoded by the coding sequence ATGACAACAAAAACAAAGTGGACTCTCGATCCCGCACACTCTGAAATCAGCTTCAAAGTAAAACACATGATGATTTCTACAGTAACCGGCTATTTTGAGAAATTTAATGCAACAGCTGAAAGTAGTAATGATGATTTTATTGATGCAGATTTTAGCTTTTCTGCTCAAACGAATTCTATCAGCACACATAACAATGATAGGGACGCGCACTTAAAATCAGATGATTTTTTCAATGCTGAAAAGTATCCTGAAATATTATTTAAATCAACATCCTTTGATGGGAAAAAATTAGTCGGAGAATTAACTATCAGAGATGTTACTAAAGAAGTTAAAATTGATGTTGATTTCAATGGTATAGCTGTTGATCCTTACGGACAAACAAAAGCAGGTTTTGAAGCTACCGGGACACTTAATAGAAAAGATTTTAATCTTACTTGGAGCGCATTGACCGAATCAGGTAATATTGTAGTAAGTGATACAGTCAAATTAATTCTTAATATTCAATTAATTAGGTCAGTTTAA
- a CDS encoding UBP-type zinc finger domain-containing protein yields MEGEYKYCEHLNRKSFKTTKTKVCEECAKIGGKWIHLRLCQTCGVVLCCNSSQNQHAQKHFEATGHPVVTSVLPKPWSKFAWCYIDKLKRSLV; encoded by the coding sequence ATGGAGGGAGAATATAAATATTGTGAGCATTTAAATAGAAAGAGCTTCAAAACCACCAAGACCAAGGTCTGCGAAGAATGTGCGAAAATAGGAGGAAAATGGATTCATTTACGACTCTGCCAAACTTGTGGGGTGGTACTATGCTGTAATTCATCCCAAAACCAGCACGCTCAAAAACATTTTGAAGCAACTGGTCACCCGGTAGTTACTTCAGTCCTTCCTAAGCCATGGTCAAAATTTGCTTGGTGCTATATTGATAAGCTCAAAAGATCTTTAGTCTAA
- a CDS encoding alginate export family protein — MYQNIKEINLFPRTTLSFGGSWRFQTESFINGEFDSHLTQDNIWYLNRFLVHTHLIVGKNLELFAEVGSSLVTDKEDISPIDKNELYVNQLFAKYQFAPRWSIAGGRYNMRLGSGRLVDIREGPNVRRSFDFVEFNYHTNNFKAQTFFSIPVKSSQGVFNNDYLNFDETFSGVYTTTSFSGSTNLDAYALYQKENEAIYDSGKENERRASLGIRHFGNYRKLTYNNEAVYQFGKFGDQTISAWTLSINIEREVNLVGKIVNLGLKTEAISGDKDTTDNKLNTFDALYPRGAYFGRVARFGPSNLIDVHPYINTYFHKLEVSFDYAAFWRYSLQDGVYGPALTLDYPAVGDGRFIAHQIGTILSYRLSKFVFLELESNVIFPGEFLQTNAREDTLYHFVFTSDIKF, encoded by the coding sequence ATGTATCAGAATATAAAAGAAATTAATCTGTTTCCAAGAACGACTCTTTCATTTGGCGGGAGTTGGCGATTCCAAACAGAGTCCTTTATAAATGGCGAGTTTGACAGTCATCTTACTCAGGATAATATCTGGTATTTAAATAGATTTCTAGTACATACTCATTTAATAGTTGGAAAGAATTTGGAACTGTTTGCAGAAGTGGGTAGTAGTTTGGTAACGGATAAAGAAGATATTAGTCCAATTGATAAAAATGAGCTTTATGTAAACCAGTTGTTTGCCAAATATCAATTCGCACCTAGATGGAGTATCGCTGGTGGGAGATATAACATGCGTTTGGGATCTGGAAGATTAGTAGATATTAGGGAAGGGCCTAATGTCAGAAGATCATTTGATTTTGTTGAGTTTAATTATCATACCAACAATTTTAAAGCGCAAACATTCTTTTCCATTCCTGTTAAATCATCACAAGGGGTGTTCAATAATGATTATTTGAATTTTGATGAAACCTTTTCGGGAGTTTACACTACCACCAGTTTTTCCGGTTCAACGAATCTGGATGCATATGCTTTATATCAAAAAGAAAATGAGGCAATCTATGATAGTGGAAAGGAAAATGAGCGGAGGGCATCTTTGGGAATCAGGCATTTTGGAAATTACAGAAAGCTAACATACAATAATGAAGCGGTTTATCAATTTGGGAAGTTTGGAGACCAGACTATTTCAGCTTGGACACTTTCAATAAATATTGAAAGAGAAGTAAATCTAGTTGGTAAAATTGTCAATTTGGGATTAAAAACGGAGGCTATAAGCGGGGATAAAGATACTACGGATAACAAATTAAATACCTTTGATGCCCTTTATCCCCGAGGTGCATATTTTGGTAGGGTAGCACGGTTTGGGCCATCCAATTTGATCGATGTTCATCCTTACATCAATACATATTTTCATAAGTTGGAAGTGTCATTTGATTACGCTGCATTTTGGCGGTATTCCTTGCAGGATGGAGTATATGGGCCTGCATTGACTTTGGATTATCCAGCTGTAGGTGACGGAAGGTTTATAGCGCATCAAATAGGAACCATACTAAGTTACCGGCTCAGCAAGTTTGTTTTCTTGGAACTTGAGTCGAATGTAATTTTTCCTGGAGAATTTCTCCAAACCAATGCTAGAGAAGATACATTATATCATTTTGTATTTACTTCTGATATAAAATTTTAA
- a CDS encoding LLM class flavin-dependent oxidoreductase, which yields MEIGIDSFASAMYGSRSLSNVDAMEQLLDRISIADEAGLDVFGIGEHHKKEFLDSAPEVILAAAAARTKRIILGSAVKVLSTDDPVRVYQSFATLDLISKGRAELVVGRGSAIEAYPLFGYNLKDYDALFKEKLELLLEIRDKEFITWKGKFRPALENQPVYPRAMQKKFPVWLGVGGTPESFVRAGTLGLPLMVAVIGGETERFRPLVDLYREAGRKAGYSPEQLKVGLHSPGYVSETSEQAIADYYPGYAELWTRLGRERGWPAVTRSQFNSLVAPKGVLVVGGPEEVAEKLLRHSKALGGIDRFTFQMDNAGLSHLQLLQAIKLIGAKVIPLIRQSV from the coding sequence ATGGAAATAGGAATAGATAGTTTTGCTTCGGCAATGTATGGGAGTAGATCCCTGAGTAACGTAGATGCAATGGAGCAGCTATTGGATCGGATCTCAATTGCCGATGAAGCCGGACTTGATGTTTTTGGTATTGGTGAACATCATAAAAAGGAATTTCTGGATTCTGCCCCGGAAGTAATCCTGGCTGCGGCGGCTGCAAGAACCAAACGGATTATTCTTGGAAGTGCTGTTAAAGTATTAAGTACTGATGACCCCGTTAGAGTTTACCAAAGTTTTGCCACGCTTGACCTGATCTCAAAAGGCCGGGCAGAACTGGTCGTCGGCCGGGGATCTGCGATAGAGGCTTACCCGCTGTTTGGTTATAATCTTAAGGATTATGATGCGCTTTTTAAAGAAAAACTGGAATTATTGCTTGAAATTCGTGATAAAGAATTCATTACGTGGAAGGGCAAGTTTAGGCCGGCTCTTGAAAATCAACCTGTATATCCCAGAGCGATGCAGAAAAAATTTCCTGTTTGGTTGGGAGTAGGCGGTACTCCTGAATCATTTGTGCGGGCAGGAACATTGGGATTGCCCTTAATGGTAGCCGTAATAGGTGGTGAAACAGAACGGTTCCGACCTCTGGTCGATCTGTATCGCGAAGCTGGTCGCAAAGCAGGCTACTCACCGGAGCAGCTGAAAGTCGGGCTTCATTCTCCCGGTTATGTGTCCGAAACCAGTGAACAGGCGATTGCAGATTATTATCCGGGCTATGCAGAACTGTGGACCAGATTAGGCAGAGAACGCGGATGGCCAGCGGTGACCAGGTCACAATTCAACTCATTAGTAGCTCCCAAAGGAGTATTGGTAGTTGGCGGGCCGGAAGAGGTTGCTGAAAAACTGCTAAGGCACAGTAAAGCACTTGGTGGCATAGACCGGTTTACATTTCAAATGGATAATGCAGGGTTATCCCACTTGCAATTGTTGCAAGCTATTAAATTGATCGGTGCAAAGGTTATCCCCCTTATTAGGCAATCAGTATAA
- a CDS encoding (4Fe-4S)-binding protein, with the protein METIKEYQKDDLTIIWQPKKCIHSAVCVKTLPKVYDPKGSPWVKPENASLEVLKSQIDACPSKALSYRES; encoded by the coding sequence ATGGAAACTATCAAAGAATACCAAAAAGATGATTTAACTATAATCTGGCAACCCAAAAAGTGCATTCATTCAGCTGTGTGTGTAAAGACACTGCCTAAGGTGTATGATCCAAAAGGATCACCATGGGTTAAGCCAGAAAATGCCTCTTTAGAAGTTTTAAAAAGTCAAATTGATGCTTGTCCGTCAAAAGCATTGAGTTACCGGGAATCGTAA
- a CDS encoding GNAT family N-acetyltransferase has protein sequence MEILLKEEGTKGSATAKEIDKSIGRMTYSIAGKELIIIDSTHVEPEYNGKGVGKKMLYKIVEMAREKNIKIIPLCPFAASMFRKSEEIRDVLKS, from the coding sequence ATGGAAATACTACTAAAAGAAGAGGGTACTAAAGGCTCTGCAACTGCAAAGGAGATTGACAAAAGTATAGGGAGAATGACCTATTCAATAGCTGGAAAGGAATTGATTATTATTGATTCCACGCATGTTGAACCTGAATATAATGGTAAAGGTGTAGGTAAGAAAATGCTATATAAAATTGTTGAAATGGCCAGAGAGAAAAATATTAAGATTATTCCCTTGTGTCCTTTTGCTGCTTCTATGTTCCGAAAGTCGGAGGAAATTAGGGATGTCTTGAAATCTTAA
- a CDS encoding amidohydrolase, whose product MKQFILTSTIYLAIISCSVKENKNVIFADLIVHNAKVAVMDNSRTITEAIAVKDGKVLETGADAEILKLGNGNTKTIDAQGRTLIPGLNDSHLHLTRGGRFYNAELRWDGVKSLKKALQMLKEQAERTPEGQWVRVIGGWSPFQFDEKRFPTPKEINEATGEVPTFVLFLYSRGWLNSAGLKALKIDETSKAPEGGEYEKGADGTLTGVLLAEPNPTILYQSIAGLPPLSEDEMVNSTRQFYRELNSLGITSGIDAGGGGHKFPTDYSGTQLLAEAGEMPIRLSYYLFPQNKGEEYGEFQEWMENNEVGHNGEIHLDHGYELEGGGEFMSWSAGDFENFLAPQPMLEDRQGWRKDFKKIIRLHVDNGWPFRIHATYGETIANMLDVIEEVNLETNGKLASKRWLFDHAETVKDEDLNRIKALNGGVAIQARLAYTGEFFVERYGIDKAKEAPPVRKMIDLGLPVGAGTDGTRVASYNPWPALYWLITGKTVGDFQLAEPSNRLSREEALHLYTLGSAWISDEETVKGTLEKGMFADFALLSDDYFTIPEEEINKLKSILTVVGGNVVYASEEYASINPKIPEVIPNWSPVIFYGGYQNK is encoded by the coding sequence ATGAAACAATTTATATTGACCTCAACTATTTACTTGGCTATTATTTCGTGCTCCGTAAAGGAAAACAAGAACGTCATATTTGCTGACCTGATTGTCCACAATGCTAAAGTTGCTGTTATGGACAATAGTAGAACAATTACTGAAGCCATCGCTGTAAAGGATGGGAAGGTTTTGGAGACAGGGGCCGATGCGGAAATATTAAAGCTGGGAAATGGGAATACCAAAACCATTGATGCACAAGGAAGAACTTTAATTCCAGGGCTTAATGATTCGCATCTTCATCTGACAAGAGGGGGGAGATTTTATAATGCGGAACTACGTTGGGATGGGGTGAAGTCTTTGAAGAAAGCCTTGCAAATGTTAAAAGAGCAGGCAGAAAGGACTCCTGAAGGCCAATGGGTTCGTGTAATAGGTGGCTGGAGCCCTTTTCAATTCGATGAAAAACGATTTCCTACACCTAAAGAAATTAATGAAGCTACCGGTGAAGTACCAACTTTTGTACTGTTTTTATACAGCAGGGGTTGGTTAAATTCAGCTGGCTTGAAGGCTTTGAAAATTGATGAAACTTCAAAAGCTCCGGAGGGTGGTGAATATGAAAAAGGTGCTGATGGAACACTAACAGGAGTACTTTTGGCAGAACCTAATCCTACCATTTTATATCAATCGATTGCCGGTTTACCTCCTTTGTCTGAAGATGAGATGGTAAATTCTACCAGACAGTTCTATCGTGAACTAAACAGCTTGGGGATTACAAGTGGTATTGATGCCGGAGGTGGTGGTCACAAATTCCCCACAGATTATTCAGGAACCCAGCTTTTAGCTGAAGCAGGTGAAATGCCCATTCGCCTTTCATATTATCTATTTCCGCAAAACAAAGGTGAAGAATATGGGGAATTTCAGGAATGGATGGAGAATAATGAGGTCGGTCATAATGGAGAGATTCATTTGGATCATGGGTATGAGCTAGAAGGAGGGGGAGAGTTTATGTCATGGAGTGCGGGCGATTTTGAAAATTTTTTAGCACCCCAGCCCATGCTGGAAGATAGACAGGGATGGCGTAAAGATTTCAAGAAAATTATTAGGCTTCATGTGGACAATGGTTGGCCATTTCGAATACATGCGACTTATGGAGAAACCATAGCCAATATGTTGGATGTAATTGAAGAGGTAAACCTTGAAACCAACGGAAAACTGGCATCCAAAAGATGGCTTTTCGACCATGCTGAAACTGTTAAAGATGAGGATTTGAATCGTATAAAAGCTCTAAACGGAGGAGTTGCGATTCAAGCTCGTCTGGCCTATACAGGTGAGTTTTTTGTGGAGCGTTATGGAATTGACAAGGCAAAAGAAGCCCCACCCGTTCGGAAAATGATAGATCTGGGACTTCCAGTAGGAGCTGGAACGGACGGGACAAGAGTAGCTAGCTACAATCCTTGGCCAGCTTTGTATTGGTTGATTACAGGGAAGACTGTAGGGGATTTTCAATTGGCAGAACCTTCAAATCGGCTATCAAGAGAAGAAGCATTGCACTTATACACCCTAGGAAGCGCATGGATTTCTGATGAGGAAACTGTAAAAGGAACATTGGAAAAGGGAATGTTTGCAGACTTTGCTTTATTATCAGATGATTACTTTACCATTCCTGAAGAAGAAATTAATAAGTTAAAATCCATACTTACTGTAGTTGGAGGTAATGTTGTTTATGCTTCAGAAGAATATGCAAGTATAAATCCAAAGATACCGGAAGTAATACCAAATTGGTCTCCCGTGATTTTTTATGGAGGCTATCAAAACAAATAA